The genomic stretch aagtggtattcgaaaggaaaatgcgGAGAATGCGGAAACTttagacggtcggagtactccggtaccaaatgacttggttttactattggaacaaaagatactggagttacagggagaacttgagcagaTCTGCAACTTAGCAAATGTATCCCTCACCCTGAacgtccccgacatcaaccaacaaaataataaaaaacccAGCATCTCCGCAAAATACggcaaaccaacatccacaaaatcctccccaaaccccatcaatatgcaactccacctcaaaatcccaatccttTGCCAATACtaactccaccacaacaccatcatcgaccaatccaatacccacaaaccactacctatcacactcctcagaatACATCATAACTCATTCCCgaccctcaaaactcaaccaatgaccaccactacacccaagtccctggcactCACCAGAACAACcatatatatgtggaaaccgtacatcactctactcaaccaatctcctatacaccataatccgctgagaaggacctgctcatcaagaacatggccgaggaactaagaaattgacaagtcgagttcagggtgtcgaaggaggcaaaggggggaaggtttgaactatgaggaTTTGTGCATTCAATTGGACATGGAACtaccggagggttacaaacctcccaagttcaaaatttTTGATGGAACAGGTGATCCTAAGGTTCATTTGTGAACTTACTGTGACAAGTCATGGGGgtcggaaaagatgaaaagatccaaATGAAGCTCTTTACGAGAAGTCTTACTAGAGATGCCTtgtcctggtacataagccagaaccctaagaagtggccaattgggtgagtatgacatcagaatttatggaccgattcaggttcaacatagagaatgcaccagatattTTCTACATCTAGAATTTAGAGAAGAAGACAactgagactttccgcgagtatgctactcgatggaggtcagaagcagccaaggtcataccagcactagaagaagaacaaatgaacaagttctttgtcagggcacaGGATCCACAGTATTATGAGAGActaatggtcattgagaatcacaagttctccaaaatcatcaaactcggggaaaggattgaagagggtatcaaaagcgggatggtgacaaattttaaggcactacaggccacgaacaaagtattgcaatcaggcggcatatcaaagaagaaaaacgtgggggcagtaatggtggctaaaggcccaaaatctccactcacataccaaacaactccacctacataccaaacacctccactcatataccaaacacctccacccacataccaaccctcatctcctagatattctcaacccgccaCCGCCTATCATACCTATAACACCCAGCTagcctactatcattcacctccaactcatccaaattaccagaaacccCGACCCAACTTTGATCAcaaactacccatacaatacaccgctattgctAAACCTATCGACCAGTTATATGAAAGGTTGAAGgccgctggttatgtcactccTATTCCTGCTGTGGCAGTGGAGAACTCAtatcaatgggtcaatccaaaaaaaaacatgcGCATgtcattccggtatgaaggggcacaccattggcgagtgccgaacattgaaagataaaatccaaacattgattgacaacaaggtcatacatgcAAAAGAAGCTATGCCCaacgtccgcaacaatcctctcctAGATCATGGGGGTGATGtgggtacatgtgatagagacggatgaagaatgggatcctgaggggtcaatcgggcttattcgagaaggcaacgactttaaacttgcagtcacactcactcctattgtaGTGCAGACACAGTCgtcaatcgaggttgaggtaaccgcataggttccatttgaggtaaagGTAGCTCTGCCTTTAGCCACACCtgctccatttgaggtagaagtggccacacctttcacagtgactcTATCAACTACACCTCATTTCAATTCCaaagccataccttgggattacgttgccgtAGCTCGGCGAAGGGGAAAAGCAAAACTGGAAGAATTTGATGCCGCATAAGGAATGACCATAACGGGAAGGATCTATACAAccgaacacttgggaggatcaagcaaggagGCAGCTACTAAGTAACCTATCATTGAAACTGGaccggatgatctttggaggaaagtacaagcaagggaATACTCCGTTGTCGATCATTTGAATAAAACCCCTGCCCAGATATCCATCTTATTATTGCAAAATTcggaggcacacaagaatgctttgatgaaggtgttaaatgaATCTTATGTGCCTAATAACATCACctgcggagaaatggccaatatgaTAGGGCAaatgctggaaagtcataagatcaccttccacgaggatgaattaccacctgaagggttaagtcacaactgggcattgcacatcacggtgcagtttgaagataaattcattgccagggtcctgatAGATGGAGGTTTGAGCCTCAACATTTGTTCgttgactactctgaaaagattgggcaaaggttttcATGAGATACGAGCAGAAAGTATGAACGtaaaagcctttgatgggtctgaaagggccacgattggggagattaatctttgtctgcagatggggccaacttggttcgatgttgaattccaagtgcttgagaTATCAactacatacaatcttctgttgcgTCGACCTTAGATACAGACCGCTGGggttgtggcttccacactacaccaggtcgtgaagtttgaatggaaccatcagtaAGGGATCATTTACTGAGataggagtaaccccatttacaccagtcaaaccatacCGATTATCGAgaacagaagaaggctaggagaggaaacttatcaccacatcgaacatgtcaatgcagttgagaaagacaaatggtagagtaacaaaatagaaagcatactggcatggtctgggtatgaacccggtaAGGGGCTTGGAAGAATCTCTAGGGAATTACCAAACCAATACAACTGAAACGTCATGGTACAACCTTCGGGATCGGATACCAGCATACATGGTAAGAGTATGACgattggtcacctccatggcatggtccttattaccctctcgagcaaccagtacCACATTtgggtcagacttttcaccaggctGACACAATATAAGGAACAACAGAAGAAGAAGCTTAAGCTGggttgaggaatttgttcctagaggacGAGTATATGAATTGCAGCacgataattgaggaggaggaggaagaaggcctcaccattcagactgtgggGAAAGGAGCCgttctcaggaattggactgCCATACCATCCCGGGCCctccgagtccctaggtagcttgacatttagcctaatttatttctatagccatgctaggTATTTCAGATGTTTCCAGTAGTTTTGAAGACTCATTTGCTTCAAAATAATTTCTCGATTCATCGAGTCGTacttgttttggatgttttcagtttttaatcaatgcattgctatttattattcattattaactTTCACTCTTTTATTTCTACAGTGtcattattacttttcctgatgaaccgatgactgtgacatgtaatgagacaacccAACATAAGGATAatgactcagaagaagaggatgaaatacctgaggaaattgtcagggaggttgagaactttgagaataagcctaagtccaacctagacgaaacTAAAGCAATAAATTTGGGAGATGCCAAAACCGTCAAAgaaactcgcataagcattcacttatcaccgtcagaGAAGCAAGAGTACATTCGTTttttgaaggaatatgaggatatctttgcatggtcatatgatgacatgatcggtctaagcacatccatagtggcttacaaattgcctaccaatccaatgtgtccaccagtgaagtagaaactcagaaagttcaaaccagacatgagcctaaaaatcaaggaggaagttactaagcagatcaaagccaaagtccttagggtagttgagtacccaacctggttagccaacattgtaccagttccaaagaaagatAGGAAAGTCAGAGCACGTGTTGACTATcaagatttaaacagagcaagtccaaggacgactttccactgccaaacatacatatcctgatcAACAATCGCACCAAGTAttaactccaatcctttgtagattgcttcgcgggttatcaccagatctggatggatgaagaagaagcGGAGAAAACAACTTTCATCACACCGTGGGGGGTATACTGCTATAAGTTGATGCCATtaggtctaaagaatgttggggctacttacatgagagccatgacaaccatcttctatgatatgatacacaggaaatagaggtgtatattGATGACATCATAATCAAATCCAATAGAgacgcagatcacatagcagacttgagaaagttctttgacaggttaaggaggtacaacttaaaactaaaccctgcaaaatgtgcatttggggttcccgcagaaaagttattgggattcattgtcagctgTCAGGGAATTGAGTTAGACTTGTCCAGAGTTAAGTTTATTCACGAATTATCGCCACCAAAgagcaagaaggatgtgatgagcttcctacgacgtctcaactatatcagtcgcttcatagcacagtccatagtaatatgtgaacccatcttcaagatgttgaggaaagatgccgaaacaagttGGATCGAAGATTGTCAGatggctttcgacaaaatcaaggagtacctgtccacaccaatAGTCCTAGTACCCCCGGAACCTaggagacctttgctactttatctatctgtattagatggaacTTTTGAATGTGTTGTGGGACAACACGATGAGACAGGGAGAAATGAGCAATCCATATACAACTTttgtaagaagttcacaccctatcaagcacgatactctctgctagagcgcacttgctgtgctttgacctggacaactcagaaattgaggcattacttctgtgcctataacacatacctcatatccaggatgtaCCCTATGAAGTACATTTTTTAGAAGCGCATGCCGATCGGAAaattagccaagtggcagatactgttaagtgagttcgacatcatctatgtatcTCAGAAGGCGATCAAAGGACAATCATTGGCAGGCCATCTTGCTaaaaatcctgtgggaggagaatacgaacacttgaaaatgtattttcccgacgaagaagtatcatttgtaggagaggacattactgaaacttacgatggttggaggatgttctttgatggagatgCAAACTTCAAGGAGTGGGCGTTAGAGCGGTTTTGGTATTAGAAATAGGTCAATACTACCCTATATCTGTGAATCTTAGgcttccatgcaccaacaacatggcggaatatgaaGCTTACATTATGGGGCTCAATCTGGCCATCGATAGGAATATACTTGAGTTattagtgattggagattcggatcttctggtacatcaggttcaaggagagtGGGCTATGAAGAACACCAATatactaccatacttgtatcattGCAGGAATTTGATGAatgattcacaaagatagaattcaaacatgtgcctagaattcaaaatgagtttgcaGATGCACTAGCCACTTTGTcctcaatgatacaacatccaaacaagaatttcattgatcctatcccaGTGAGGATCCACAACCAACCAGCTTACTGTGcacatgttgaagaagaaacggatggaaaaccttggttccacgacatcaaagaatatttggcaagAGGAGAATATCCAGAGTAGGCAAACCACACTTAGAAATGCACGCTGCAGAGgctatccaatcacttcttccaaagcgaAGGGATCTTATATAGAAGAACCCCTGATCTAgggttgttaaggtgtgttgacgcaaaggaagcttctagattgctcgaagaaatacatgtcggaacttgtggaccacatatgaatggttttgttctagccaagaaaatactcagagctggatattttggatgaccatggagatggATTGCATCCGGTACATACAGAAATGCCACCAATGTCAGCTACATGTATACATGATAAGGGTAACACCTAATGAGCTCaacgcaacaagtgcaccttggccttttgctgcctGGGGAGTGGATGTCATCAGTCCGATCGAGCCTACTGCTTCAAATAGACccaggttcattttagtggccattgaatacttcacaaaatgggtagaggctacatcctacaaagctgtaaccaagaaagtcatcacaaACTTTGTCAAGGAtagtattgtttgccgatttggagttcctgagtccattatcaCTAATAACGCTGCCAAtatcaatagtgacttgatgaaagtcatgtgtgaaaccttcaaaatcaagcacaaaaactctacaacatacatgcctcaaatgaaCGGAGCTGTGGAAGCTGCTAacaaaaaacatcaagaagatattacggaagatggtagaaaaccacaaacaatggcacgagaagttacccttttccctattggggtaccgcactacaaTCCACATATCAACTGGAGCAACCCCCgatttactggtttatggtaccgaatcTGTCATCCTAGCTGAGGTacagattccttctttaaggatcatacaggaagccgaacttaGCGATGCAAAATGGATAAGGATCCACTATGAGAAactggcccttatagatggaaaaagaatgaatgcagtatgtcacggtcagctttatcagaacagaatgtccagagctttcaacaaaagggtcaaaccaagatagtTTGCACCAGGACAGCTAGTGCTAAAgaagatcttcccgcatcaagatgaagccaaagagaaattttctcccaactggaaaggtccctacatggttcacagggtggtAACAGGAGGAgcgctcatacttgcagaaatggacggagaagtttggccgaaaccaatcaattgagatgcagtcaagagatactatgtttagactacTTACATTTCTTCATCTCATGTAATTGAAatatgcttgacctgatttccatttaagaggggatacataggcagccctgtggATTCGGCCATAgcttaataaaattttcatttttcccagcaccagaaactggggcagaattttgaggaggaccctcaaaattccggagcaagtccggTCGACGCCAGCATATGCCAGACAGTCAGAAATTAGTTAAGAAacttgggcagaattttgagaaagattctcaaaattccgaagaaagTTCAGCAAGTTTTGTCATCCGCAAAACGACCGAATGATCATTTACTAAACTAGGGCAGAGTTTTGAGTAAGAACCTCAAAATTCTAATAtaagaaagctgcaatgtctctaaaatgtgttacagtcattagttcatctaaacTTACTCAATATTCCATtctgttttctaaaataactttatttttcatcaataagtgcatattttcgaaaactctatttccgtgaCAGCTAGGTGTTACCCAGGGCAACTCAAACAAGGACTACTGAACGGAGCAAAGTACAGCCAGTCGACGGAGGCACGAACCGACTTCCCCCCTTACAAaatttacaatttttctttggatgtaggcatGGTGAACATAACAGAAGTTTTCGCAAACATACACACACCAAAGTCCTAACGATCAGGCCACCAGatgcaaatatatctccagctaagaactATTCTATTCTTATTTGTtctcttgcatgaggctaagccctgcctccatatttgcataaggctaagtattgccttctctttgcatgagactaagctctgtctcaaatcttgcatgaggttaagccctgcctcatctgcataaggctaagtattgccttctccttgtatgagactaagccctatctcaaatcatgcatgaggctaagccctgcctccatatctgcataaggctaagcattgccttctctttgcatgagactaagctctgtcacAAAACtcacatgagactaagccctgcctccatattggcataaggctaagcattgccttctcctttcatgagactaagccctatctcaaatcttgcatgaggctaagccctgcctccacattttcctaaggctaagcactgccttctctttgcatgagactaggCCCTGtttcaaatcttgcatgaggctaagccatgcctccatatttgcataaggctaagcattgccttcttcttgcatgagactaagccctgtctcaaatcttgcatgaggctaagccctgcctccacatttgcataaggctaagcattgccttctctttgcgtGAGACTAAgacctgtctcaaatcttgcatgaggctaagccctgcttccatatttgcataaggctaagcattgccttctccttgGAACTAACCATTGTCCCTCCCTGCATAAACGTTGCCCGATTCTTGGCACTATCTTCTTCCCTCGGGCTAAACTTTGTCCCAAACTCCGcacgagactaagctttgtcttgctaTCACTTTTTATTATATCTCTGCACTTCATGGGCCGATATATAGCCAATATgtccaaaggtgtcatagtccgaaggcatcatcctcatagcctgaagacactaTGTCATGGattgaggatctctcaatacttgcacatcattattcaaaggcgtcatggttcataCACACCATTCTCATggctcgagaacatcatttcatggcctacgaatctccTATCCTGCAattcatggcccaagacatcatagtctgaggacgtcatccgcactgtccaaagacaatctttcatggtccaaagggaatttgcatcatctaTATACTCGCATGCATTGTGTTTTGTGTTTTGCAGGTAATCCATgaggtaaccgttcttcaaacaggagcaaccttcgctccggtTTCCGCTCATACCATTTTCACTTTGCCATTATAACTAattcccatcaattacccatccTACTCTGTGATATCCACCTATCTACCCTATAATATATCTGTTATACTCCAGATTCGCAACCATAACTCCATCCGACATTacccttcacaaaagaacctttgCTAAAATTGGCTACCATTCCTATAATAACTACATCGGCTTCATTTACCGGTGGGttcagaactacacatggcctgattcttgtaaaaccagggatatgtaggtagctcaaagaCCAGGGTTCGGCCTATATTTTTCAAAGcacccattcggtcaaaatcggtcatcatttctttacccaaaaactctttcatccttcccggggtaaaaaggggcagctgttgatacccaattttctctcatatattttaaattttgcataaatactttcaaaatattgtatgtgtatttacaaacatgcacaagtgttttaagatttttctacaattttttaaAAGCCCTAAATccatttatttatgtattttttaattacataaatgttcaaaaatatccctcatattattttatgatgatttaagcatctaaattcatcatttatgttcatatgagtgttcaaatattttaattgcaatttttataattacatttgcatgtTTAggactataattgcatattttgcaaataTAGCCCCTACATAGGCATAACTAcattatctatacagaaaatgactttttatatatttataatattaaataactattttaaatcaccttcatgattgaaaattattttttatcattttattagctatttttaaaattattttaattagtaaAATATGTATTTAAACAACAACCCCTAATTTACACCCAAAATCAGACTCCCCAATCCAATTCATTAAACCCAAGCCTAATTTAAAAcaaccctaacccaattaaacttACCCGACCCAATAGCCCCGTccaatcatggccgttgatcctttagatcaacgaccacattAACCTTTCCCATTTTTAATCCTAACCAAACTCTAACCCCTTTCATTCTCTCCCTTCCACCGTCACTGATTCCCTCcaactctctattctctcttgaccccccaaaccctaatcgtCGTCACCGGAAAAAAGCTCCCGTTTATGGAGTTTCTGTGTATTCTTCGACCATTACCGGCCTTCTATACCTCCTGGCTGTTTGATTACATGGATCCTTAAAAGAATCTCAAGGAGATTCAACCTGGTTCTTTGTCCGAAATTTGTTTACTGGCCTGTCTAGGGCCATTCTCGTTTGTGAGTACTGATTTCCTCCTATTTTTAGTTTGAATCTATGGTTTTTGACCGCGCATCTTTCATCTCTAttgttttaaaaccctaattctacAAATGCTGAATCTGTTCAGATTTTTATAGATCTGAAACGATTCGAGCATTATTTGCTGTTTTCCCtaaaaaatcttttatttttgttAACTACTTCGGTTTCATTTACTttcttctaaaactagggttcgTCCTGAGTTTCTTCCAAAGGTTTTTAACTTTCAAATATTGAATCTGACTATCTCTTTACATGTTTGATTAATTTTCCTCTGTATGCTCAAACCCTAGATATTCTTGTTTATGacactgatttcttcaattttttccgctattgtatttatttttgtgAACCAGTTATATTGActaattctattttattttttgaataattctttcctGTTAAATCTGTATTtgttgggatttttattgatTGATTTCTATTAGGGATTCAAATAATTTTCCTgttaaaattaatattttatgGGATTTTTATTTGTTTCCTTATTTGTGACCTTGATTAATtatacttgccttaattaattatAAGTACAGTTTGGGGATTTGACTAACTCCCTATATGGTATGCTATTAATTACTTGCCTTATTTGAGCCTTAGTTCTGTACCATTAATTGACTCTCCCCAATTTAAGGGGTCTCTTCCAGATTTTCTACAGGAATTGATCCCCTAATTGTCtgattgattttatttgattgttTCACAAAATGTGATTtcttctttaccttatttgttttaccaCACTAAGTGTTATATATACCCTCTCATTCTGATTCTTCAAAAACAAACAACAGTTCACAAACACACTCTCACACAAACTTTGCTCTCATCTCTATCTGCTACTTGTGTTCATTGCTTGTCTAATCGGTTGAAAGTCAAGACTAGACTGTTGAATCCTTCCTACTTTACCTTTTGCTTCTGCTCCGTTAACTGGTATGCTCTCACTATTGCCATTCAAATAAACCTATTTGTTTTCTTACAATCAGCATGCCTTTTTCTGAACCTATATGTTTTTCTGCTCAACATGTCTACTACTATTTTAATTCAACTATGTGCCATGTTATCAACATGTTCACTTTCCTATTATTAAACTAGTAAGATCACAATAACAGCCTGCCTGTCTTTAATCAAACCTATGTGCTTCATGTTTATTGTTCCTAATCAGCATGTGTATTGCCATTCAATTGGACTATATGCTTCCTGATATTCAATATGTTTCCTCATAATTAACATGTTTCTTTCTACTTAATCAAACTGATGTTTCTACTGTAATAGTATGTCTACCTATATGTTTACTATAATAGCATGCCTACTTCTATTTGATTGAACCTATGTGTCTTGTTTTCAACCTGTTTACTCCTGTTTTAGCCAGACCTATGTGCTTCTACTTTCAGCAAGTCTGTATACTTGCTCATGTCTAAACCAAACCTATGTCTACTTCTCCACTAGCATGCTCTTAAAATGTTCACTTCTCACAATATGGCTCCCCATCTCTACTACCCCTTTGAATGTGACTGTCTGGGTGATCCTAGCATACCATGAATTTGATTAGTGTCTACTCACCTAGTAACAGCTAGTAAACTAATTTGAAACTCTAAGTTACCTGTTTCTGTATACTATTTGACTGGTGGGACCTTTATTTGAGTTACAATGATTCAATACCCCTGTTTGCTCCCTACTTCCTAAGaatccaaaactattttcttaaaaactATCCCATGTTTTAAACTCCTATTCTTAGAACACCTAGGGTCTTGCTcctctagtgtgagcattgcttaagagtccatgagactcctctaaACTTTGACAAACTGGAGTTGGCTTTCCAAACTTGCTCACAAAGGGTTACTTTGAAAGTTtttctagtgtgagcattgccctggTCCctaaggcccttgggaactttgacacactaggatCCCATTGGTTGTACTATGAGCTTATGGAATTTTGAGACTGATTGAAGGCCTGGTTTGCCAGGTTTATCCTTTCGGCCTATGTTCGGCTCCCTATAGCATAACTTGGTTTATTCTGTAATTCATTTGTtctatggtctgtaataataatctTTGTAACTAGATATTGGGAAAATTAGTAAAAGGGAGGGATTCTTATATAATTGTTGTGGGGAaaccgggtagaaatcatgcctttaggTCTATATTATGTTtacttgcattagaaatcatgatTTAGGTTTATACTATGTTTATCTGCATGAAACCATGCTTTTAGGATCACTTGGTATATTGGACAACATGTTATAGGCACACTACCTCATTTGTTATGAAATTCTATTTTTGCATAATCGTGATCATCTAGAAATTCTGTTGTTAAGTTATTGCTATAATTCTGCCTAATAAAAAACGTTCATTCTTTTTGTGCATTAgagatcctgctttaggactgTATTTGCTTTTAAACCATGTCTACATCGCCTAATTCAATAACTAACTTGTCTATAAAAAATGCTTAAAAACAATCCCAACACATAGATGTTACAGAGATAAGTGTGTATAAACTAGTTCTGTAAAGTAATATTCAACACCTAGaccatcatgcctataggacttagtAAGTTCAAACTATTTTAAACTGATTCCCAAAATTCTAGTTGCATTTAGACAACATGTTTATAGGGTATTACAGAtccatgcctaggcaagcctataggtaatCAAGATCTAATAAAAATTGTGAAACTATGCTTTTCTTATTTGTGACTGCCCAGATTCAATAGGCctttaaatcagtaggcaaactgattaggtttCTATCACCTCGCTTTAACACGATGCTGCATATTCTCTGCTTGTCATGCTCGCTTAGATATCCTGCTCTAGGACCTTTCTGAAATATCTGAAATAagctgtttgagacgtgctaattGTCTatttatttgtggaggtaaacatgagcctcTTAATTGTTCTTTACTTGATAGTCCTAATTGTTTTAATTatcgcctagatttttc from Nicotiana sylvestris chromosome 12, ASM39365v2, whole genome shotgun sequence encodes the following:
- the LOC138883311 gene encoding uncharacterized protein produces the protein MPIGKLAKWQILLSEFDIIYVSQKAIKGQSLAGHLAKNPVGGEYEHLKMYFPDEEVSFVGEDITETYDGWRMFFDGDANFKEWALERFWLPCTNNMAEYEAYIMGLNLAIDRNILELLVIGDSDLLIEFKHVPRIQNEFADALATLSSMIQHPNKNFIDPIPVRIHNQPAYCAHVEEETDGKPWFHDIKEYLARGEYPE